Proteins co-encoded in one Ruegeria pomeroyi DSS-3 genomic window:
- a CDS encoding GNAT family N-acetyltransferase: protein MSAVDLLLTRLEGEYAITRRPSAAPLPGWQEGPGLISVTRAPDETSILCLSERVPEGETTARGWQALRVETLAALDQPGVVLAAVEPVSRSGLGVFVTSTHDRDYLLVRAGQAARAEAAWIAAGHNVCEGGVTLRRAGPQDAEALATLHFQVWQETYARIAPPEVRLALNKVRRTAYWRDRLASGDDTVIALRDGVAVGLAALSPSGVEEFDGCTELDHLYIAASARRSGLGARLLGLARAQAALAGAPRLILAVVRDNAPARAFYQAQGGAVLAERQDKGPLWRSDNLIFGWATA from the coding sequence GTGAGCGCGGTCGACCTGCTGCTGACAAGGCTCGAGGGCGAATATGCCATCACCCGCCGCCCCTCCGCTGCGCCATTGCCCGGCTGGCAGGAAGGCCCCGGACTGATCAGCGTCACCCGGGCGCCTGACGAGACCTCGATCCTGTGCCTGTCGGAACGGGTGCCCGAGGGCGAGACCACGGCACGCGGTTGGCAGGCGCTCCGGGTTGAGACACTGGCCGCGCTCGACCAGCCCGGCGTGGTGCTGGCGGCGGTAGAACCGGTGTCGCGCTCCGGTCTGGGGGTCTTCGTCACCTCGACCCATGATCGCGACTACCTGCTGGTGCGCGCCGGGCAGGCAGCCCGGGCCGAGGCCGCCTGGATCGCCGCCGGGCACAACGTTTGCGAGGGCGGCGTCACCCTGCGCCGCGCCGGGCCGCAGGATGCCGAGGCGCTGGCCACGCTGCATTTTCAGGTCTGGCAGGAAACCTATGCCCGCATCGCCCCGCCCGAAGTGCGGCTGGCGCTGAACAAGGTCCGCCGCACCGCCTATTGGCGCGACCGGCTGGCCAGCGGCGATGACACCGTGATCGCCCTGCGTGACGGCGTGGCGGTCGGGCTTGCCGCCCTGTCGCCCAGCGGGGTTGAGGAGTTCGACGGCTGCACCGAGCTTGACCATCTCTATATCGCCGCATCGGCCCGGCGCTCTGGGCTGGGCGCGCGCCTGCTGGGGCTGGCCCGGGCACAGGCGGCCCTGGCGGGTGCGCCGCGCCTGATTCTGGCGGTGGTGCGCGACAATGCCCCGGCGCGCGCCTTCTACCAGGCGCAGGGCGGGGCGGTGCTGGCCGAACGGCAGGACAAGGGCCCGCTCTGGCGCTCGGACAATCTGATCTTCGGCTGGGCCACCGCCTGA